A single region of the Desulfovibrio sp. ZJ209 genome encodes:
- the fliP gene encoding flagellar type III secretion system pore protein FliP (The bacterial flagellar biogenesis protein FliP forms a type III secretion system (T3SS)-type pore required for flagellar assembly.), whose translation MSLTLAGGAPEPGKVSVLLEILFLLTVLSVAPAIMLTVTSFTRIIIVFSFLRQAMGVQQLPPTQILASLAIFMTVVIMFPVGKRINDDAIQPYLNEQIDYKVALDRAQIPLRNFMFKHTREKDLSIFYSISQMELPRNKDEVPTMMLAAAYVISELKTAFTIGFLIYIPFLVMDMVVSSVLLAMGMMMLPPMMVSMPFKLLLFVMVDGWNLLVGSLVNSFLL comes from the coding sequence ATGTCCCTCACCCTTGCCGGCGGTGCGCCCGAGCCCGGCAAGGTCTCCGTCCTGCTGGAGATCCTTTTCCTGCTCACCGTGCTCTCGGTGGCGCCGGCCATCATGCTCACGGTCACGAGCTTCACGCGCATCATCATCGTGTTCAGCTTTTTGCGCCAGGCCATGGGCGTGCAGCAATTGCCGCCCACGCAGATTTTGGCGAGCCTCGCCATTTTCATGACGGTGGTCATCATGTTCCCGGTGGGCAAGCGCATCAACGACGACGCCATCCAGCCCTACCTCAACGAGCAGATCGACTACAAGGTGGCGCTTGACCGGGCGCAGATCCCCTTGCGCAACTTCATGTTCAAGCACACGCGCGAAAAGGATCTCTCCATCTTCTATTCCATCTCGCAGATGGAGCTTCCGCGCAACAAGGACGAAGTGCCCACCATGATGCTCGCCGCGGCCTATGTGATAAGCGAGCTCAAGACCGCCTTCACCATCGGCTTTCTCATCTATATCCCCTTCCTGGTCATGGACATGGTGGTTTCCAGCGTCCTGCTCGCCATGGGCATGATGATGCTGCCGCCCATGATGGTCTCCATGCCGTTCAAGCTGCTGCTCTTTGTGATGGTGGACGGCTGGAACCTCCTGGTGGGCTCGCTCGTCAACAGTTTTCTTCTGTAA
- the fliQ gene encoding flagellar biosynthesis protein FliQ, whose translation MTPEFVIGFGRQAIELCLMMALPMLGVGLCVGVVVSIIQAATQIQEQTLTFIPKIICMFIALLVALPWLMERMTTFTRDVFINIPQYVQ comes from the coding sequence ATGACGCCAGAATTTGTCATCGGTTTCGGCAGGCAGGCCATCGAGCTCTGCCTCATGATGGCGCTCCCCATGCTGGGCGTGGGCCTCTGCGTGGGCGTTGTGGTGAGCATCATCCAGGCCGCCACGCAGATCCAGGAACAGACCCTGACCTTCATCCCCAAGATCATCTGCATGTTCATCGCCCTGTTGGTGGCGCTCCCCTGGCTCATGGAGCGCATGACCACCTTCACGAGGGACGTGTTCATCAATATCCCGCAGTACGTACAGTAG
- the fliO gene encoding flagellar biosynthetic protein FliO: MRADAAVNGGLSGNSVRGIADNVAPPPGVTDAAQPVPSPDWGAATAGDIADTVRAAAEEILKGLDLARHAVGESVDAASSMAFERAADVAPSAAGGQALGQSVFSWGGYVQAIGILCLLLAGLWFALWLVRRYGRFNFLPRPGALPRGSLIMEAQMPLGPRKGLMVVRFLNTRLLLGVTEQQICLLKEEEVHDAPRDNDFQGIMEQARRGSAAGNGPDGPAA; encoded by the coding sequence GTGCGCGCGGACGCCGCGGTGAACGGCGGACTTTCCGGCAATTCCGTGCGCGGCATCGCCGACAATGTCGCCCCGCCGCCGGGCGTGACTGACGCCGCCCAGCCTGTCCCCTCGCCGGACTGGGGCGCGGCCACGGCCGGCGACATCGCCGACACGGTGCGCGCCGCCGCCGAAGAGATCCTCAAGGGGCTCGACCTCGCGCGGCACGCCGTGGGCGAATCCGTGGACGCGGCCTCGAGCATGGCCTTCGAGCGTGCCGCCGATGTGGCGCCGTCCGCCGCGGGCGGCCAGGCTCTCGGCCAGAGCGTCTTCAGCTGGGGCGGCTATGTGCAGGCCATCGGCATCCTCTGCCTGCTCCTGGCCGGGCTGTGGTTCGCGCTCTGGCTGGTGCGGCGGTACGGCCGCTTCAACTTTCTGCCCAGGCCCGGCGCGCTGCCGCGCGGCTCCCTCATCATGGAGGCGCAGATGCCCCTCGGGCCGCGCAAGGGCCTGATGGTGGTACGCTTCTTGAATACCCGATTGCTGCTGGGGGTCACGGAACAGCAGATATGCCTGCTCAAAGAGGAAGAAGTACACGATGCGCCGCGTGACAACGATTTTCAGGGGATCATGGAGCAAGCCCGCCGCGGCAGTGCTGCTGGCAACGGCCCTGACGGGCCTGCTGCCTGA